One genomic segment of Impatiens glandulifera chromosome 6, dImpGla2.1, whole genome shotgun sequence includes these proteins:
- the LOC124942815 gene encoding protein TORNADO 2-like produces the protein MALSNKAIGAINFIAILLSIPIIGSGIWLATEPDNSCIKLLQWPVIILGILILIVALAGFIGAVWRVAWLLIFYLVAMLVMIVLLACLVIFIYMVTMRGSGHAEPSRAYLEYKLEDYSGWLRQRVQMPWKWDRIKGCLRSSSMCPELKQSYSMAQDFFNVHLSPLQSGCCKPPTQCGYTFVNPTYWISPINIAADMDCLKWDNDETKLCYECDSCKAGLLANIEREWRYADIILLITLIALICVYVVGCCAYRKAKTDKLFSDYQHGYT, from the exons ATGGCTCTAAGCAACAAAGCCATAGGTGCCATAAACTTCATCGCAATCCTCCTTTCGATCCCCATCATAGGCTCGGGTATCTGGCTAGCCACCGAACCCGACAACTCGTGCATAAAACTCCTCCAATGGCCTGTCATCATCTTAGGAATCTTGATCCTCATTGTAGCCCTAGCCGGTTTCATAGGAGCCGTATGGCGCGTTGCGTGGTTGCTCATCTTCTATCTTGTTGCAATGCTTGTAATGATTGTTTTACTTGCATGTCTTGTCATCTTTATCTACATGGTCACAATGCGAGGCTCGGGCCACGCAGAACCTAGCCGAGCTTACTTGGAGTACAAACTTGAGGACTACTCGGGATGGCTTCGTCAAAGAGTTCAAATGCCATGGAAGTGGGATCGAATCAAAGGATGCCTTAGATCGTCGAGTATGTGCCCCGAGCTAAAACAAAGTTATAGTATGGCTCAAGATTTCTTTAACGTGCACCTTTCTCCTTTACag tcAGGATGTTGTAAGCCACCTACGCAATGTGGGTATACTTTTGTTAACCCTACTTATTGGATAAGTCCTATAAACATTGCGGCCGACATGGATTGTTTAAAATGGGACAACGATGAAACAAAGCTATGTTACGAGTGTGACTCGTGCAAGGCGGGGTTATTGGCTAATATCGAACGCGAATGGCGATATGCCGACATTATTCTATTAATCACACTCATTGCTCTCATTTGTGTATATGTTGTGGGCTGCTGCGCTTATAGGAAGGCTAAGACCGATAAGCTCTTTAGTGATTATCAGCATGGTTATACatga